The following are encoded in a window of Peromyscus maniculatus bairdii isolate BWxNUB_F1_BW_parent chromosome X, HU_Pman_BW_mat_3.1, whole genome shotgun sequence genomic DNA:
- the Cetn2 gene encoding centrin-2, with product MKPVLTTAALPSYLGAGLARLAPPASSANLWEAGVARAERWERRRGCEYFVALTTGRRGVHLAMASNFKKTNMTSSSQRKRMSPKPELTEEQKQEIREAFDLFDADGTGTIDIKELKVAMRALGFEPKKEEIKKMISEIDKEGTGKMNFSDFLTVMTQKMSEKDTKEEILKAFKLFDDDETGKISFKNLKRVAKELGENLTDEELQEMIDEADRDGDGEVNEQEFLRIMKKTSLY from the exons ATGAAGCCAGTCCTTACAACCGCCGCACTGCCCTCTTACCTTGGGGCGGGTCTAGCTAGATTAGCccctcctgcttcttctgcaaACCTATGGGAAGCCGGTGTCGCGCGCGCGGAGCGGTGGGAAAGGCGCCGAGGCTGCGAGTACTTCGTTGCCTTAACTACAGGTCGCAGAGGAGTCCATTTGGCGATG GCCTCTAATTTTAAGAAGACAAACATGACATCGAGTAGCCAGAGAAAAAGAATGAGCCCTAAGCCTGAATTGACTGAAGAACAGAAACAGGAGATCCGGGAAGCTTTTGATCTTTTTGATGCTGATGGAACTGGAACTATAGACATCAAGGAACTAAAG GTTGCAATGAGGGCGCTGGGCTTTGAacccaagaaagaagaaatcaagaagatGATAAGTGAAATTGATAAGGAAGGGACAGGAAAAATGAACTTTAGTGACTTTTTGACAGTGATGACTCAGAAAATG TCCGAGAAAGACACCAAAGAAGAAATCCTGAAAGCTTTCAAGCTCTTCGATGATGATGAAACTGGGAAAATATCATTCAAAAATCTGAAGCGTGTGGCCAAGGAGCTAGGCGAGAACTTGACTGATGAGGAGCTGCAG GAAATGATTGATGAAGCTGATCGAGATGGAGATGGCGAGGTCAATGAGCAAGAGTTCCTGCGCATCATGAAGAAGACCAGTCTCTATTAA